AATGGGGTTGACCCAGAATTAGCGGCGATTGCCGGCTTATTGCATGATTATGCGAAGCAACGGCCAGCAGAAACATTCATCAAAATTATTAAAACGCGTGGTCTGAATCCAGCTTTGCTGGCTTATGGCAATGGGGTTTGGCATGGTGTAGTAGGTGCCGAATTAATTAAGCAAGAGTTGCACATTTATAATGAAGACATTCTAAATGCGGTCCGCTTGCACACGGTTGGCGCCCCCTACATGTCCACCTTAGCGCAAATCGTGTTTATGGCTGATTTTATTGAACCACAACGCGATTTTCCAGGTGTTGATGAAGCACGGCAACTGACTAAAAAATCACTTGCAGCTGGGGTTCGTTATCAGATTCAACATACGTTGAACTATCTAGTCACTAAGGGTGCACCGGTGTACCCCGCCACGCTGGCAACATATAATGCGTGGGTCGGTGGTGTCGGGACGGTACCCAACAATTAAGTTATTATTTAAAGGGAGAATTACATGGAAAGCAAAGCATTATTACAATTAACAGTTAAAGCGGCCGATGATAAACGTGCCGAAGATATCGTTGCCTTAGATGTGGCCGAAGTTAGCTTGATGGCTGATTATTTTGTCGTCTTATCAGCAGATTCACGGCGACAAGTCCAAGCCATTGCGGATAACATTGTGAGTGAAATCCGGCAAGCCGGCTCTGACGTTAAGAGTGTTGAAGGTCGAACGGCTGGTGAATGGATTTTAGTTGACGCCGGTGATGTGATTGTACACGTCTTCCAAAAGGATGCGCGGCAACACTATAACTTAGAAAAGCTATGGTCCGATGCACCGTTAGTTGCGGTGGATCAATGGGTTAACGCATGATTTACCAAACGTTTGCCGAACTTTACGACGAACTTTTCGATCCAGCCATGTACCAGCAATGGCTGGATTTTGTGCGTCGTGAATTACCTCAGCAGGACGGTGAAATTCTGGAACTTGCTTGTGGCACCGGTCGGCTCGGTGTGTTATTGGCCCAGGCGGGTTACCACGTCACCGGTTTAGACTTGTCCGATAATATGTTGGCCTTAGCCCAGCAGCACATCGAAGCTGCGGCAGTGGCAATGCCATTATTGGAAGGCAATATGTTAGATCTATCCGAATTAGGCACGTTTTCAGCGGTCACTTGTTTTGCCGATTCATTTTGTTATTTACCAGATTTAGCCCAAGTTCAAACAGCTTTTACACAAGTGGCCGCGCATTTAACGGCAACGGGTAAATTCTTATTCGATGTTATTACGCCTCATCAAACCGATGACGTCTATCCAGGTTATATGTACAATTATCGCGATGAAGAACGGGCCTTTATGTGGACCAGTTATGCGGGTGAAGTTGCGCATAGTGCGGAGCATGACTTGAGTTTCTTTATTTGGAATGCTGAAAAAGACGCGTTTGATGAAGTGAGTGAGCTCCATCAAGAACGCACTTATGTCTTAGCGGACTATCAACGGGCGTTAGCAGCGGCGGGATTCAGTCAAGTTAAAGTGACTGCTGACTTTGGTCAAGCAGCCCCTAACGAGCAAACGACCCGCTGGTTCTTTGAATGCCAAAAGTAGGTGAAATGGATGCGAGCAGTTGGGGTCATAACTGAATACAATCCCCTGCATAATGGACATCAGTTCCATTTACAACAGGCCCGGGCGCAAACGCAGGCTGATTGTACTGTTGTTGTAATGAGTGGTAATTGGTTACAGCGTGGCGAACCAGCTATTTTAGATAAATGGACGCGCACACAATTAGCCTTAGCTGCTGGTGCTGACTTAGTGGTAGAGTTACCCGTCTTTTTTGCGACACAACCAGCACATTTATTTGCGCAGGGTGGGGTCGAACTATTAGCGGCGTTGCAGTGTGACAGCTTAGTATTTGGGACGGAACATCCAGCATTGGACTTTGATCAATTATCAACGGCGTTACCTCAGACTCAAGCTGCGTTTAAGCAGTACAACGCGACGTATGCAACACAGTTTAATACGGCGTTACAGCAGGCGACGGGGGTCACACTAAATCAGTCTAATGATTTATTAGGGTTCTGCTATGCAGTTGCGAATCAACGGTTAGGTCGGCCCTTGCAGCTGGTCCCGATTAAACGGCAAGTTGCCGGGCATAATGATATGTCGATTTCGCCCACTGGGCATTTTGCCAGTGGAACGGCGATTCGACAGGCGGCCTTTAAACAGGCTTGGCCGGCGATTGAACCAGTCGTCCCAGCCGTGACGTTGCAGGCACTGAAAACGCAACGACTACAACAATGGTCTGACTTTTGGCCGTACCTGCGCTACCAGCTTTTAACGGGGAGTGTGGCCCAGAGTCGAGCTTATGATCAAATGGCCGAGGGTCTGGAATATCGGATGCGTGAGATGGCTCAAACTGCGACTGATTTTCCAGCGTTTATCAGCTTGGTTAAGTCAAAACGGTATACTTATACCCGGTTACAACGCGTGGCAACGGCGGCGTTACTACAATTAACGCATGCTGAGGTTCAGGCTGCACAACAGCATAATTATGTGCGGGTACTTGGATTTACGCCGACTGGACAGCAGTATTTACATCAAATTAAAGCGCAGTTGTCGTTACCGTTATATACTAAAATCAACAAAAAATTACGATTACATGAGTTAGCTTTAGATTATCGGGCCGGGCGGGTCTATCAAATGATTAATGGTCAATCACAAGATCTGTATCGCCGACCATGGATACAATCAGCACGATAATATCGGTTGACTGGCTCGTAGGGAACTGTTATGGTAGTGACCAATGGCGGGCTTTTTAACCTGTCAAGGAAAAAACATTGACAAAGGATTTTTACACAGGTATAATTTATCACGTTGCATTAGGAGGTTTTTAAATGAAATGGTCGTTAGGGCAGCTTAAAAGTTACCGGGATGAACCACTTCAGTTTGATGAAGCACTGGATTTAAAAGACGCCCTGATGACGCGTTATCCTGAGATTGTTGACGCCGAGGCAGCCCAAGTTAAGGGTTACTTGTCATATGATCATGGTAATGTGCTAATTTCAGCGGCCGTGACAGTAACGTTAACGTTACCGTCAACCCGGTCGTTGACGCCGGTGTTGGTGCCACTGGCCTTTCAAATAACGGAATATTATGTGCCTCAAGGAGCCGATTTAGATCAGTTCGGTGAGGATGATACGGTAATTATTTTACCGGAAGATGATATTTTGAATTTTGATGTCGCTGTGGAGGATAATATTTTAATTCACATCCCCATGCAGATTCTTTCTGAAGCTGAACAGAATGGTGAACCTTTGCCAACTGGTAACGGTTGGGAAGTCTTCAGTGAAGACGACCTTGCCAAGCAAGCTACAGAACATAAAACTGTTGATCCGCGTTTAGCTAAGTTGAAAAACCTGTTCCCTGATCAGGAAACTAAGGATTAAGTTAGTTAGACCTATCAAAATCACATTTGTGAAATTATTTTAAGGAGGTGTTCGTTGATGGCTGTACCTAAGAGAAGAACATCTAAGATGCGTAAACGCAACCGTCGTGGTCATATTAAATTGGCTACCCCAAACTTGTCAGCTTGCCCAAATTGCGGCGAATTACGAGTTTCACATCACGTTTGCCCAAGTTGTGGATTCTACAACGGTAAAGAAATCGTTAAAGTAAACAACTAATTTGATTTAGTTGATGAAAAGGCGTATCGCGGCCATGGCGCATACTACTTTTCTTTACAAGACGGATTTAAAAACTCGCTGCGGCGAGTTTTTTTGTGGTTCACTATGAAAATTAATTTCTCTAAGAATGAAACTTAATGAAATTAATTTTATAAATCACGACAATATCCTTTTATTAAAAGCATTTTTTTGGTACGATTAGCACGTAGTAAAATTTGGGAGGTAAACAACTAATGAGTAATGAAAAACCACAGATTGGTGTCATTGGGATGGCCGTTATGGGCAAGAACTTGGCTTTGAATATTGAAAGCCGCGGCTATAAAGTTGCCATCTTTAACCGGACGGGTTCAAAGACGGAAAAAGTCGTTCAGGATCATGCGGACAAACAATTAGTTCCAAGCTATAACGTCGCTGACTTTGTTGCATCACTGGAAACGCCACGGCGGATTATCATGATGGTTAAGGCTGGCAAACCAACCGATGCCGTCATTGATGAATTATTGCCATTGCTCGATAAAGGCGATGTGTTAATTGATGGTGGGAATACCAACTTTAATGACACGATGGCACGAAATGCCCGCTTAGACAAGTCTGGGATTAACTTTATCGGTATGGGAGTTTCTGGCGGTGAATTAGGCGCCTTACAAGGCCCTTCATTGATGCCCGGTGGTCAAAAGGAAGCTTATGACTTAGTTGCCCCAATCTTAGAAAAGATTGCTGCTAAGGCCCCTCAAGATGGCGCACCTTGTGTCACTTATATCGGTGCTAACGGTGCCGGTCATTACGTTAAGATGGTCCATAATGGGATCGAATACGGTGATGAAGAATTAATTGATGAAAGTTACAACATGATGCGGAACGTCGCTGGCCTATCAGTTGATGAAATGTCTGACGTCTTCACCGAATGGAACAAGGGTGAATTAAGCAGTTACCTCGTTGAAATTACCGCAGATATTTTATCGCGTAAAGACGACTTGGGTGCTGACAAGACGAAGCCAATCGTTGATATGATTTTAGACCGTGGGAACAACAAAGGAACTGGTAAGTGGAGTTCCGAAGATGCATTGAACGTCCAAGTCCCACAATCAGTGATCACTGAAGCGGTTTATGCGCGTTACATTTCTATGATGAAGACTGAACGGGTTGCCGCTTCTAAGAAGCTTGCCGGTCCTAAGAATGACGTTAAGTTACCAGCTAAAGAAGAATTAGTTGAGAAAATTCGTCAAGCCTTATACTTCAGCAAAATCATGAGTTATGCGCAAGGTTTCGAACAATTACGCTTTGCTGCTGAACATTATGGTTGGGATTTGAAGTTTGGTGAATTAGCACAGATCTGGCGTGCTGGTTGTATCATCCGGGCACAATTCTTACAAAATATCACCAATGCTTTTGATAAGAAGCCTGACTTAAACAACTTGTTGATGGATGATTACTTTACAGATATTGCTGCGAAGTATCAACAATCAACGCGTGATGTTTTAAGCTTAGCGGTTCAAGCCGGTGTACCAATGCCAGCCTTTAGCGCTGCGTTGTCATACTATGACTCATATCGGGCTGAAGTATTGCCAGCTAACTTATTACAAGCGCAACGAGATTACTTTGGTGCCCATACCTACGAACGGACTGACCGCGAAGGGGCTTTCCATTACACTTGGTATGAAGAACAATAAAAATTAATGTTAATCTGAAAAGTTGCAGTCATTTGGCTGCAACTTTTTTGTGTCGAACGTTTGTTTGCGTTAAACTAGACTTATTAACTATGCGTAAATGAGGTGGGCGTGTGAAGCAAGCATCGTTGTTCAATCCAGACCGGTCAACCGATAGTCCATTAGCCTATCGTGTTCGACCGGCGACGTTAGCAGAATTTAAAGGCCAGGACCATTTGTTGGGGCCGGGTAAGTTGTTACGACAATTTATTACGCAAGACCAGTTACCATCCCTGATTTTTTGGGGACCACCGGGGGTCGGCAAGACGACCTTAGCAGAAATTATTGCACAACAAACGCAGGCCCACTTTATGACGTTTAGCGCGGTCACTAGTGGGATTAAAGAAATTCGCCAAATTATGGATGACGCAGAAGCTAATCGGGACTTTGGTGAAAAAACCATTGTGTTTATTGATGAAATTCATCGGTTTAATAAGGCGCAACAGGATGCTTTTTTGCCCTATGTGGAACGAGGAAGTATCACGTTAATTGGGGCGACTACCGAAAATCCGTCTTTCGAAATTAATGCGGCGTTATTATCACGATGCAAAGTCTTAGTCTTAAAAGAACTGACCGAAGCGGATTTAGAGCAGGTCTTAAAAGCGGCGTTAGCCCATCCGCAAGGGTTTCCAGGCTTGACGGTTCATTTGCAGGCGGATACGTTGGCCTTGATCGCTAACTTTGCTAACGGTGATGCGCGGATGGCGTTGAACACGCTTGAGATGGCGGTCCTAAATGGTGAACGAACGGCAGATCAGCAGGTCACCGTGACGGCCGCAAGTTTAAATCAATTAATCAATACGAAATCATTGCGTTATGACAAACATGGCGAAGAACATTTTAATCTGATTTCGGCCTTGCATAAGTCGATGCGCAATAGTGATGTGGATGCCGCGATTTATTGGTTGATGCGGATGCTAGGTGGCGGTGAATCGCCAATTTATATTGCGCGGCGGTTGATTCGGTTTGCGAGTGAGGATGTTGGATTAGCCGATCGGCAAGCCTTACCGTTAACAGTCGCGGTGTATCAAGCGTGCCAACTTATTGGGATGCCAGAATGCGATGTTAATTTAACCGAAGCGGTCACTTACTTGGCCTTGGCGCCGAAATCAAATGCCTTATATATGGCAAAAGCTGCGGCAAAAAAAGCCATCAAGACAACGGGTAATCTGCCCGTGCCATTACAAATTCGGAATGCACCGACGCAATTGATGCAAGACTTAGGTTATGGTGAGCATTATGAATATGCTCATGATAATCCAGATAAATTAACGGCAATGACGACGATGCCACCAGAATTAATGGGGCAGACGTTCTATACGCCGACGGACCAGGGCCAAGAAAAGAGTTGGCAACAACGCCTGGCAGCGATTAAACGTTGGCATGCCAACCATCCGGCACCATCGTCGCAAAATTAGCGTTGTTATCGATTGCATTTAACTAGATTCTTGATAGAATGAGATTTAGATGAGGGCTGGCCTAAATTTCGACAGTAGGAAATTTAGCAAATTCATGGTAAAATAACATGTTGTACCTGTTGCGTGCAGTTAGTTCTCATTTAACTCGGAACAGGTTGGTTGTTAGATAAGTTGAATATTAGGAGTGACTAAAAGTAAATGAGTCGAATATTAATTATTGAAGACGAAAAAAATCTGGCCCGCTTTGTCGAACTAGAATTAAAGCATGAAGGTTACGACATTCAAGTTGAATATAATGGTCGTAAAGGTTTGGACGCAGCGTTAGCCGAAGATTTTGATGCGATTCTCTTAGACTTAATGTTGCCTGAACTAAATGGGTTGGAAGTTTGTCGGCGGGTCCGTGAAGTTAAAAATACCCCAATTATTATGATGACGGCCCGTGACTCAGTCATCGATCGTGTTTCTGGATTAGATCATGGGGCAGATGACTACATTGTTAAGCCGTTTGCAATTGAAGAATTATTGGCACGTTTACGGGCCTTATTACGGCGGATTGATCTCGAAAGTGAACAACAGAGTACGAAACAAACCACAGTAACGTATAAAGATTTAACGATTGAAAAAGAGAACTTAGTCGTTAAACGTGGCGATGAAGTGATTAATTTAACGAAGCGGGAATACGAACTGCTATTGACCTTAATGGAAAATATCAACGTCGTCTTAGCGCGTGACGTCTTGTTAAACAAAGTTTGGGGTTATGAATCTGAAGTTGAAACTAACGTTGTCGATGTTTATATTCGTTACTTACGAAATAAAATTGATCGACCAGGCGAAAAGAGCTACATCCAAACTGTTCGTGGGACAGGATATGTGATTCGGTCGTAATGACTGACACGACAACTGCCAAGACAACGCAACCAAAACGTTGGTCGTTGAAATGGAAATGGGCGCTCGGGACCGCAATTGGGACCGCGCTCATTTTTATTTGTTTTTCATTATTGGTTTATAAGAGCTTCACGAACCTCTTATTACGCCAAGAACAACGTGACGTTGCGAGTGCCGTAAGCACTATTCAACAATCTTTGCGAACTGAATCCAAAGGCTTAACCATTAAATCAGTCGCCGAAAAACTACAACCAGAAGCCAATGTCGAGCCTAGTAGTAGTATGTCTGACCGACGACAGGGCGCTTTGAAGACGACGTTCTTTTCAGATTCAGAGCTCACGGCTTTATCGCGGACTAATCTAGCCGTGACCGTCTATGATCCAGACGGCACGACGTTATACATTTCACGACGTGATACGCATGAATTTAAGCGGAGTCCGCAACGTGATATTAAGCTTATCGGTCATGGAACAGCGGCTGAATTGGTTGGGCGGGCCCCCATCCGGACGGCTAATAAGGCCAAGGTGATTGGCTATGCGCAAGTCACGGATAGCTTAACGGATTATCACAGTACCACGCATAATTTAATGTGGATATTTGTTGTGATGACATTAATTGCCATTTTTGGCGCAACGTTATTAGGGTACTTTTTGGCCGCCTTTTTATTGCGACCAATGCGGCAGATTACCCGTACAATTAGTGCGGTTAATTTAGATCCACAGACAGATTCACGGGTCCCCGATTTAAAACGCAATGATGAATTGTCTGATTTGGGCCATTTGTTTAATGATATGTTAGATCAAATGCAGCGCTACATCACGCAACAACAACAATTTGTGGAAGATGTTTCCCATGAATTACGAACGCCGGTCGCAATTATTCAAGGTCATATGGAATTGTTGAATCGTTGGGGCAAGGATGATCCTAAGGTGTTGGCTGAGTCCTTGGCGGCTAGTTTATCGGAAACCAAGCGTATGCAAAGTCTGGTACAAGAGATGCTTGACCTGTCACGGGCTGAACAATTGGAAATCAACTTTAGTCATGAAACAACTGACGTCCAGAAGTTGGTTGCCCAGGCGTTTAATGACTTCAAGATGATTCATCCGGACTTTCTTTTTACGTTTGATGATGATGTTGAGCAACCCGTTTATGCCCAAATTTATCGGAATCATTTAGAACAAATTCTGATTATTTTGCTAGATAATGCGGTGAAATATTCAACTAAACGCCGCGAAATTCACTTATCCTTGTCGACGGATGTCCGGTATATTGAAGTTGCCGTTCAAGATTTTGGTGAAGGAATTTCAAAGGATAATCTCGATCGGGTCTTCAATCGGTTCTACCGGGTAGACAAAGCCCGTAGCCGTGATAAAGGTGGTAACGGTTTGGGCTTGTCCATTGCGCAACGGCTAGTGGAAGGCTATCATGGTCGGATTAGTGTTGAGTCAGTTGTGGGTCAAGGGTCGATTTTTAGATTCCATTTACCGATTTTAAAAGATCCTAAATTATTGGCCCAGGCCGCGGATGAGGCGACGACGGTTGAAAAGATTCCAAAGACCGCGCTACCAGCTGGTATTAAGCCAGCGACACCTGATCCAGATGAGCCACCGTTAGATGCACATGAACATGAAAAGTAAAGGTCACCAGCAGTCCGCTCAGTCACTTGAGCGGACTTTTGCTATTGCAAAGGTTTTCACAAACAATAATTACTGTTATAGTAAAAGAGCAGTAATTTTATTTTTGGGGAGGCAACTAGGGTGACTAATGAAACAGCTTATCGGCCAATGACGTTTAAAATCTTTTTGCAATTTATTCGATTGAATGCCAAGGCCGCCAGCGTCGTCCCATATTTTATGGGCGTTTTATTTTCAATTTACTATTTTCAAGCATTTAATTGGCTCAATTCACTGATTTATCTCATTGCCCAAGTGGCGATTGCCTTATTTGTAACGGGGTTCAATAATGTGCAGGATTATTATTTGGCAATCGACTTACATTATCGTGACACGTACAATATTATTGGCCGTGAGCACTTATCGCCACGCCGTTCGTTAAGACTAATGCTCAGTATGTTAGCGACAGCCATTATTTTAGGGCTCGTTTTAGTTTCACGGACCAATTTGCTTTTGCTATTTATGGGAGCGGCGGCGATTGGCGTCGCAATATTTTATACGTATGGGCCAGTGCCGTTTTCCCGCTTTCCGTTGGGAGAATTATTGTCAGGCACGGTTGAAGGATTCGGTGTGTTCTTTTTAGCGGTCTATGTTAACGTTGCTACGCCAGTGTTAATGGGCTTTACTTGGGCGTGGCCTCACTTTGCCATTGTCGGTAATTTACAACATATCTTAATCATGATATTAGTGGGCTTACCGAATATCTTTTTAGTGGCAAATATTATGTTAGCCGATAATATTTGTGATTTAGATCAAGATGTGCGAAATCAACGTTATACGGTGCCTTATTATATTGGGAAAGCGCGGGCTTTGAAAGTCTATGATTGGTTAGCGTTGCTCAGTTATTTACCGGTGCTTGTGAGTGTTGGCTTACAAATTTTACCGCTTTATCAATTATTAGTTGTTTTGGCACTACCTAAAATTATCAAAAATATTAAGGCCTTCAATGCTGTTCAGGTGAAGGAAACAACGTTTAATACGGCGCCACAGAATTTGATGTTGTTTCAAGGGTTACAATTAATTGCCCTGATTCTAGGGCTTGTTTTTTAAAATCCATCAAAAAAAGACGATAATCACAGTCCACTTACGGGCGTGATTATCGTCTTTTTATAGTTAATTAATGATGTCGTTGCTGTTTACCCGCATTGCGACCGGCACCATTTGCTTGGTGTGGTGTTGGGGTATCGGTTACTGGTTTTTCAGTGGCGTTAACTGGTTTAGCACCACCAACGGCACTTGGCGTTGGCGTCTTGATTGGATGCTTCTTTAAATCAGCTTCAACTTCTCGCCGAATGCGAGGACGGAAATAGTTGATGATTAAAGTTTGTAAGCAGGCGAACAGGCCACCAACGAAGAAGTAGAGCCCCAAACCGGCGGGTGCCGACATGGTTACAAATAAAATCATAACGGGGCTGACCACTAGCATGGTCCGCATGGCCTTACGTTGCTCAGCAGGTAAGCCAATCATTGAGAGGTAACCTTGGGCGAGGTAAGAAACGAACGCTAGAATTGCCAATAGGAGACTGGAGTGTCCTAAAGCAATCCCCATAAACTTAGCACTAGAAAGTTCTGGTGAGTAGCGAATCGCATAATATAATGCCGAGAAAATTGGAAATTGAATTAGTAAGGGTAAACAGCCGATGCCGCCAGTCATACTAATCCCATTATCACGGTAGAGTTGCATCATTTCATTGCTGACAGCGGCCTTTTCAGCTTGTGTCGTGGCTTGTTTTTGCCGCGCTTGGATATTAGCTAATTGGGGCTTAACTGCCGCCATTTTTTCTTGTTGATAGGTTGATTTACGTTGTTGATTAATCATCATTGGTAATAAGACTAACCGCACGATGACCGTTAAGCCAATAATGGCCCAACCATAATTGTTACCGAACAACTGTGATAACCATTGCATCACAATTTGTCCAGGTCGCGCTAAGTAGTCATACACGAAGCCGTATGGTTTACCAGCTTTTGAAACCTGTACACAGCCACTAAGTAGCAACGCTAAGCTGGACAGTGCCAGCGTAACGGTGAGGCCTTTTCTCTTTTTCACTTGATCATAATCCCCTTTATTTTAGTCATATAAGCATGATGATACTAGAGATGGCAGGGGATTTCAATTGGTTATCCGAAAATTATGATAGTTTTGTGGCGTAACGTCTTGCACAATGAGGTGTTTGACACGACCAAAGTCGGTCGGTGATTGTTTAATGACGTCAATGAAAACTTGAATGCGTTGGTCTTCACCTTCAGCCTCAATGAAAACTGAGCCATCCATCAAATTACGAACGATGCCATTGACACCGCATTTATCAGCGGCAACCTTGGTGGCCCAACGAAAGCCAACGCCTTGCACGCGACCGCTAACTTGTAATGTTACTGCTCGCATATTGTCACTCCCTTTTAAAGCTTACACTATATATAATAGCATGGAAGTTAGTTGGGGGCGATATGCTATACTTGTCTTTAACTAAAACGTTCAGTAGAGGAAGATTTTCGCATGGAAAAAATTAATTCGTTACAAAATGCCCACGTGAAAGCGTGGAAAAAATTACAGACGAAAAAGGGTCGTCACCAACAAGGCTTGTATTTATTGGATGGGTGGCATTTAGTTAATGAAGCAGTCAAAGCCAAAGTTTCAATCAAAACACTGCTATTAACTGAAAAACAATTGGCAACTAAGCCAGATCTAACGCATTTTCCAGACGTCATTGAAATTTCAGAGGAGGTTGCCAGTCATATCAGTGCAACCGTGACGCCACAGGGGGTGTTTGCGTTAGCCTTGTTACCTAAGCCAGCCGCTGATCCATTAGCTCAGCTGGATTTGAGTCGCCCATGGTTACTGTTAGATAATGTGCAAGATCCAGGTAATATTGGCACGATGGTACGGACCGCAGATGCAGCGGGCTTTGCCGGGGTAGCGTTCGGGACTGGTACTGGTGATATTCATCAACCTAAAGTAGAACGAGCCATGCAGGGGAGCCAATTTCATTTGCAATTAATCAGTACTGATTTAACGGCACTGGTGACCAAGATGCAAGCCCAAGGATTGCCAATTTATGGGTCAGAATTAAACCCACAGGCGGCCGCGTACTTAGATGTGGCTGCCCCTGCGAGCTTTGGGCTGATTATGGGTAACGAAGGTAATGGTATGAGTGCCGCTTTATTGGCCCAAACGACTAAAAATTTATATATTCCAATTAAAGGCCGGGCCGAATCACTGAATGTTGCGATTGCGGCTGGTATTTTGATGTTCGGACTTAATCGTTAAGTTGCCGTTAGAATTAGGGGGTTGCTAAACAAAATACTTTCAAAATGGCTTACTTTTTAGTAGAATAGCGGTAGTTATTAGCAAAGGGAGCTTTCAATGAAAATCAATGCATGGAAACAAGATTCCGAGTACGTGGCAATTGTCGCTGATTTATTAGCTCAACCGGCTGTGCAACACTTAGCCGATTTTACACAACACCATCATTCGAATCGATTAGATCATTCAATTGCAGTTTCATATGATAGTTATTTATTAGCAAAGAAATGGCACCTCAACACGACTGCGGTCGCACGTGGCGGTTTGTTGCATGATTTGTTTTATTATGATTGGCGTGAAACCAAGTTTGACTTGGGCTCACACGCCTTTATTCACCCGCGGGTAGCGTTACGAAACGCTGAAAAGTTAACCAAATTAACCCCGATGGAAAAAGACATCATTTTAAAGCACATGTTTGGGGCGACGTTAGCCATTCCTAAATATCGGGAAAGTTTGTTAGTCTCTTTAGTCGATGATTATGAAGCAGAACATGAGTTTTTTGGACCATTACGTCTCAAGGTGGCCAAACAACTGGACCGATTCCGGGGGAAA
This genomic window from Lactobacillus sp. CBA3606 contains:
- a CDS encoding DUF177 domain-containing protein; this encodes MKWSLGQLKSYRDEPLQFDEALDLKDALMTRYPEIVDAEAAQVKGYLSYDHGNVLISAAVTVTLTLPSTRSLTPVLVPLAFQITEYYVPQGADLDQFGEDDTVIILPEDDILNFDVAVEDNILIHIPMQILSEAEQNGEPLPTGNGWEVFSEDDLAKQATEHKTVDPRLAKLKNLFPDQETKD
- a CDS encoding nucleotidyltransferase, with protein sequence MRAVGVITEYNPLHNGHQFHLQQARAQTQADCTVVVMSGNWLQRGEPAILDKWTRTQLALAAGADLVVELPVFFATQPAHLFAQGGVELLAALQCDSLVFGTEHPALDFDQLSTALPQTQAAFKQYNATYATQFNTALQQATGVTLNQSNDLLGFCYAVANQRLGRPLQLVPIKRQVAGHNDMSISPTGHFASGTAIRQAAFKQAWPAIEPVVPAVTLQALKTQRLQQWSDFWPYLRYQLLTGSVAQSRAYDQMAEGLEYRMREMAQTATDFPAFISLVKSKRYTYTRLQRVATAALLQLTHAEVQAAQQHNYVRVLGFTPTGQQYLHQIKAQLSLPLYTKINKKLRLHELALDYRAGRVYQMINGQSQDLYRRPWIQSAR
- a CDS encoding replication-associated recombination protein A; this translates as MKQASLFNPDRSTDSPLAYRVRPATLAEFKGQDHLLGPGKLLRQFITQDQLPSLIFWGPPGVGKTTLAEIIAQQTQAHFMTFSAVTSGIKEIRQIMDDAEANRDFGEKTIVFIDEIHRFNKAQQDAFLPYVERGSITLIGATTENPSFEINAALLSRCKVLVLKELTEADLEQVLKAALAHPQGFPGLTVHLQADTLALIANFANGDARMALNTLEMAVLNGERTADQQVTVTAASLNQLINTKSLRYDKHGEEHFNLISALHKSMRNSDVDAAIYWLMRMLGGGESPIYIARRLIRFASEDVGLADRQALPLTVAVYQACQLIGMPECDVNLTEAVTYLALAPKSNALYMAKAAAKKAIKTTGNLPVPLQIRNAPTQLMQDLGYGEHYEYAHDNPDKLTAMTTMPPELMGQTFYTPTDQGQEKSWQQRLAAIKRWHANHPAPSSQN
- the rsfS gene encoding ribosome silencing factor is translated as MESKALLQLTVKAADDKRAEDIVALDVAEVSLMADYFVVLSADSRRQVQAIADNIVSEIRQAGSDVKSVEGRTAGEWILVDAGDVIVHVFQKDARQHYNLEKLWSDAPLVAVDQWVNA
- the rpmF gene encoding 50S ribosomal protein L32; the protein is MAVPKRRTSKMRKRNRRGHIKLATPNLSACPNCGELRVSHHVCPSCGFYNGKEIVKVNN
- a CDS encoding response regulator transcription factor, encoding MSRILIIEDEKNLARFVELELKHEGYDIQVEYNGRKGLDAALAEDFDAILLDLMLPELNGLEVCRRVREVKNTPIIMMTARDSVIDRVSGLDHGADDYIVKPFAIEELLARLRALLRRIDLESEQQSTKQTTVTYKDLTIEKENLVVKRGDEVINLTKREYELLLTLMENINVVLARDVLLNKVWGYESEVETNVVDVYIRYLRNKIDRPGEKSYIQTVRGTGYVIRS
- the yqeK gene encoding bis(5'-nucleosyl)-tetraphosphatase (symmetrical) YqeK, with protein sequence MSKPIEYQANLVPYTHAELMAKVAAQLTDSRYQHCLRVEQTARELAQANGVDPELAAIAGLLHDYAKQRPAETFIKIIKTRGLNPALLAYGNGVWHGVVGAELIKQELHIYNEDILNAVRLHTVGAPYMSTLAQIVFMADFIEPQRDFPGVDEARQLTKKSLAAGVRYQIQHTLNYLVTKGAPVYPATLATYNAWVGGVGTVPNN
- the gndA gene encoding NADP-dependent phosphogluconate dehydrogenase — its product is MSNEKPQIGVIGMAVMGKNLALNIESRGYKVAIFNRTGSKTEKVVQDHADKQLVPSYNVADFVASLETPRRIIMMVKAGKPTDAVIDELLPLLDKGDVLIDGGNTNFNDTMARNARLDKSGINFIGMGVSGGELGALQGPSLMPGGQKEAYDLVAPILEKIAAKAPQDGAPCVTYIGANGAGHYVKMVHNGIEYGDEELIDESYNMMRNVAGLSVDEMSDVFTEWNKGELSSYLVEITADILSRKDDLGADKTKPIVDMILDRGNNKGTGKWSSEDALNVQVPQSVITEAVYARYISMMKTERVAASKKLAGPKNDVKLPAKEELVEKIRQALYFSKIMSYAQGFEQLRFAAEHYGWDLKFGELAQIWRAGCIIRAQFLQNITNAFDKKPDLNNLLMDDYFTDIAAKYQQSTRDVLSLAVQAGVPMPAFSAALSYYDSYRAEVLPANLLQAQRDYFGAHTYERTDREGAFHYTWYEEQ
- a CDS encoding class I SAM-dependent methyltransferase; this translates as MIYQTFAELYDELFDPAMYQQWLDFVRRELPQQDGEILELACGTGRLGVLLAQAGYHVTGLDLSDNMLALAQQHIEAAAVAMPLLEGNMLDLSELGTFSAVTCFADSFCYLPDLAQVQTAFTQVAAHLTATGKFLFDVITPHQTDDVYPGYMYNYRDEERAFMWTSYAGEVAHSAEHDLSFFIWNAEKDAFDEVSELHQERTYVLADYQRALAAAGFSQVKVTADFGQAAPNEQTTRWFFECQK